The DNA sequence GTCACTTCGGCGTCCGCAGCGACCATCTCGCCGGCCTTGGCCACCTTACGCGTGCCGACGTACACCAGCCCAGCCAGGATCAGCGCCTGTGCCCGCGTCCGGCTCTCCGCCAGCCCGCGCTCCGCCAGCAGTTGATCGATCCGGGTCTTCATCCCCTTCCCTTATCCTCTCCCCGCCTTTCTTCAAGGCGGGGCCGGGGGTGGTTCTTCCTTTCCCCCCCGCCCCCCGCTAGACGCGCCCCATGCCCCGTTTCGCCTTCCACATCGCCGCTACCGACGGCGCCGCCCGCACCGGCACCATCACCATGGCGCGCGGGACCATCCGCACCCCCGCCTTCATGCCGGTCGGCACCGCCGCCACCGTCAAAGGCCTGCGCCCCGCCGAAGTCCGCGCCGCCGGCGCCGACATCATCCTCGGCAACACCTACCACCTGATGCTGCGCCCCGGCGCCGAGCGCATCGCGCGACTGGGCGGCCTCCACGCCTTCATGGGCTGGGACCGGCCGATCCTCACCGACAGCGGCGGTTACCAGGTGATGAGCCTGTCGGCGCTGACCAAGCGCAGTGAGGACGGCGTCGCCTTCGCCAGCCATCTCGACGGCACCCGCCACATGATGAGCCCCGAACGCTCGATCGAGATCCAGCGGCTGCTCGGCTCCGACATCGTCATGGCGTTCGACGAGCTCGTCGCCCTGCCGGCGCCGCGCGACGTGGTCGAAGCCGCCATGGCGCGATCGATGCGCTGGGCCGCCCGCAGCCGCGCCGCCTTCGATTCCGCCCCGGACCACGCGACGCGCGCCGCGCTGTTCGGCATTCAGCAGGGCGGGCTCGACGAACGCCTGCGCGCCGAATCCGCCGGCGCGCTGCAGGCGATCGGCTTCGACGGCTATGCCATCGGCGGGCTCGCGGTCGGCGAAGGCCAGCCCGCCATGTTCGGCGTCCTCGACTACGCCACCGCACAACTGCCCGAAGCTGCGCCGCGCTACCTGATGGGCGTCGGCAAGCCCGACGATATCGTCGGCGCCGTGCTGCGTGGTGTCGACATGTTCGATTGCGTGCTGCCCACGCGGTCGGGTCGCAACGGCCAGGCCTTCACCCATGACGGCCCGATCAACCTGCGCAACGCCCGCCATGCCGAGGATCTGGCGCCGCTCGACGCGGATTGCCCCTGCCCGGTCTGCACCGGGCCGGCCGCGGTCAGCCGCGCCTATCTCCACCATCTCGTCAAATCGGGGGAAATGCTCGGCGCCATGCTGATGACCGAGCATAATATCGGCTTCTACCAGGCGCTCATGGCCGGGTTGCGGGCGGCGATCGCCGAGCGCAGCTTGGCCCGGTTCGCCGCCGATTTCCTGGCGCGTTACGCCGCGCGATAGGAACGGCGGCGCAGCACCGCGCCGGTCAACCCGAAGCCGGCGATCAACATCAGCCAGGTCGACGGCTCGGGCACATTGGCCACTGCCCCGCACAACTGGATATCGCCGCAAGCCTGGAACATGCCGGCACCGGTCAAATAGCGCTGGTTGCGCTTGCCAGCGGCAATCCCGCCGATCGGCGCCCCGTCGAAAGCGCCGTCGAACGACTGGCCCTCAAAGCCGCCAAAACCATCGAGGCGATAGTCGAGGCCGAACAGGTCATTGAACCCCAGCGTGAACGCCTTGGCATTGTCATTGCCGGTAAAGCGCATCGAAAAGTCGAGAATTTCCCAGTCGGAATAGCGCAACAGCCCGTCGCCATTGGCATCCTCGCCATAAAATGTGCCGGAAACGACCGCGTTCTGAAACCAGCCGCCCTGCCGAAAGCCATAAAGGCCCCCGCCGAGGTCGGTGACGACCATCGCCGTGTCGGTGAAATCCTGTTTGGCCGCAGCCGGGGCTGCCAACAGCATGGCAAGGCACATCAGAGCCGGTCGGAGGACAGCCACCATCGTTCTTCCAATCTTAGCAGGTTGTCCGTACCCGTAACGGATTCGGCCGAAAAGGCAACCGGCAAAACCTTGCCGGTGGCAAAAAACCTTTTGAACCGAAATGCTTAATCAATTCTTTCGAAGCGTGTCGCCCGGTAGGGCGCGGGATCGACCGCCGGCGCTTCCCCCAGCAGCAACGCCGCGCACAGCTGCCCCGCCGCCGGCGCTGTCTGGATGCCGAAGCCGCCCTGCCCGGCGCACCAGAACAGCCCCGCGACCGCGCCGTCCCAGCCGAACACCGGCAGACGGTCGGGGGCAAAGGTGCGCAGCCCCGCCCAGCTCGAATCGAGCCGCACCACCCGCGCCGTGCTCGCCTGTTCGAACTGGTCGATGACGACGGCAAGGTCCATCTCGTCGGGGCGCACGTCGTGCGGCACATCGGGGGTTTCGTCGTGCGGGCTCAACCACAGCCGGCCGCCATCGGGCTTGCAGTAGAACCGTCCCCGGGCGTCGAACACCACCGGCAGGTCGGCGGGCGGCGGCGGGTCGATCGCCAGCACCGCCATCGTCCGCCGCAGCGGCTGCAGCCCGAGCGGCCGCGCCCCCGCCAGCGCCGCCACGCCATCGGCCCAAGCGCCGGCGGCGTTGACCACAATTGTCGCGGTGATCGGCCCGGCCCTGGTCGCCAGCGTCCAGCCATCGCCATCCCGCGCGATTGCCGACACCGCGGCATCGGTAATCACCGCCGGTTTCCACCCGTCCACGCCGCGCAGATAGCCCTGGTGCAGCGCCGCCACGTCGATATCGTAGCTGTCGGGCTCGAACAGCCCGCGCGTCCGCCATTCGGGCTTCAGGATCGGCCAGGCCGTGAGCGCTTCGGCATCGAGCCGGCGATATACCGTGCCGCCGGCGTCGAACGCGGCCGCCAGCGTATCGAGGTCACCGGCATCATCGGGCGGCGCCACCGTCAGCCCCGGGCGCGGGGACAGCAGCGGCGCTGCGGCGAATCCCGGCGGCGGCTCCATGAAAAACGCCCGCGACGCCCGGCTGAGCGGCACCACCCCCGGCCCGCCATAGCTCTCCACCCAGAACGCCGCCGACCGCCCGGTGGTGTGGTAACCCGGCGCCGATTCCATCTCGATCAACGCGACGCGCAGCCGGCCGCCCGATTGCCGGCCCAGCGACCAGGCCAGGCTTGCCCCGGCGATGCCGGCACCGATGATGGCGATATCGAAGGTCATGCCGCACCCTGCAGAAATTGCGTCGCCCGCGCCAGCACCCGCGCCCGGATGTCGCTGGCTTCGCGCAGCAACTCATGCCCCGTGGCCGCCACCACCTCCAGCTGCCCGGTCGCCATCCGCGCCACCGCGGTGCGGGTGATGTCGCCATCGACCAGCCCGTCGCTTTCCGGCACCAGCACCAGCACCGGCGTCGTGATGCGCTGCAACGCCGGCACCGACCGCGCCCCCTCGCCGGTGCCGCGCAGCCCCGGCGGCGGCACCAGCAGTGCATCGAGCGACGCGAACGCCGCATCCAGCCAGCCCCAGGTCGCGCTGCCCAGCGCCAGCGCCGGGTTCTGCGCAATCCACCACGCCTCGTCGAGGTAGCGATCGGCATCGCTGGTCAGCAGCCGCTGGCGCACCGACCCTGCGGTGCCCGGCACATAATCCCCGCCGCGCCAGACATAGTCGCCGCCGCGCCCCAGCATCGTCATCAGCCGCGCCAGCCGCCGCGCCAAAGGCGCCCCCAGCGGCCGCGCCGAAACGCCCATCATCGGCGCCGTCAGCACCGCCGCCGCGAACTCGGCATTCTCACCCGCCAGATGCCGCAACAGCAGATGCCCGCCCATCGAATGGCCGATCGCGCTCCAAGGCGGCGGCAGGACGCTGCGGAACCAGCCGACCATGGCATCGAGATCGGCGAGCCAGGTGCCGAACCCGCCCGCCGGCGCCGCGCCCTTCATCGCCGTGTCGCCGACCCGGCCGGACAGGCCCTGGCCGCGCCAGTCGAAA is a window from the Polymorphobacter fuscus genome containing:
- a CDS encoding NAD(P)/FAD-dependent oxidoreductase, producing MTFDIAIIGAGIAGASLAWSLGRQSGGRLRVALIEMESAPGYHTTGRSAAFWVESYGGPGVVPLSRASRAFFMEPPPGFAAAPLLSPRPGLTVAPPDDAGDLDTLAAAFDAGGTVYRRLDAEALTAWPILKPEWRTRGLFEPDSYDIDVAALHQGYLRGVDGWKPAVITDAAVSAIARDGDGWTLATRAGPITATIVVNAAGAWADGVAALAGARPLGLQPLRRTMAVLAIDPPPPADLPVVFDARGRFYCKPDGGRLWLSPHDETPDVPHDVRPDEMDLAVVIDQFEQASTARVVRLDSSWAGLRTFAPDRLPVFGWDGAVAGLFWCAGQGGFGIQTAPAAGQLCAALLLGEAPAVDPAPYRATRFERID
- a CDS encoding PEPxxWA-CTERM sorting domain-containing protein; translated protein: MAAPAAAKQDFTDTAMVVTDLGGGLYGFRQGGWFQNAVVSGTFYGEDANGDGLLRYSDWEILDFSMRFTGNDNAKAFTLGFNDLFGLDYRLDGFGGFEGQSFDGAFDGAPIGGIAAGKRNQRYLTGAGMFQACGDIQLCGAVANVPEPSTWLMLIAGFGLTGAVLRRRSYRAA
- the tgt gene encoding tRNA guanosine(34) transglycosylase Tgt, with product MPRFAFHIAATDGAARTGTITMARGTIRTPAFMPVGTAATVKGLRPAEVRAAGADIILGNTYHLMLRPGAERIARLGGLHAFMGWDRPILTDSGGYQVMSLSALTKRSEDGVAFASHLDGTRHMMSPERSIEIQRLLGSDIVMAFDELVALPAPRDVVEAAMARSMRWAARSRAAFDSAPDHATRAALFGIQQGGLDERLRAESAGALQAIGFDGYAIGGLAVGEGQPAMFGVLDYATAQLPEAAPRYLMGVGKPDDIVGAVLRGVDMFDCVLPTRSGRNGQAFTHDGPINLRNARHAEDLAPLDADCPCPVCTGPAAVSRAYLHHLVKSGEMLGAMLMTEHNIGFYQALMAGLRAAIAERSLARFAADFLARYAAR
- a CDS encoding alpha/beta hydrolase, with the translated sequence MTDSATRRRTLPAGGATGLQVMADGARLRTMVWPGRAGGPGSLLVLTGRADFIEKYAETLHDLVDAGWGVASFDWRGQGLSGRVGDTAMKGAAPAGGFGTWLADLDAMVGWFRSVLPPPWSAIGHSMGGHLLLRHLAGENAEFAAAVLTAPMMGVSARPLGAPLARRLARLMTMLGRGGDYVWRGGDYVPGTAGSVRQRLLTSDADRYLDEAWWIAQNPALALGSATWGWLDAAFASLDALLVPPPGLRGTGEGARSVPALQRITTPVLVLVPESDGLVDGDITRTAVARMATGQLEVVAATGHELLREASDIRARVLARATQFLQGAA